From Miscanthus floridulus cultivar M001 chromosome 15, ASM1932011v1, whole genome shotgun sequence, the proteins below share one genomic window:
- the LOC136508598 gene encoding adenylylsulfatase HINT3-like isoform X1, with translation MPRPSGSPERRLAVLLSHFHPCCEPPRTIPGVASAECLGTAAAAEAETEGSLSTSPCAGGEEKGESSGGGHCVFCNIVAGTAQAFKLYEDDMCLCILDAKPLTSGHSLIIPKSHYPSLQTTPPTVLAAICSKLPLLGTAIMKATQCDAFNVLINNGEKAGQVIFHTHVHIIPRSKDDNLWSSETYTRNPISHGQETKHLVSSIKEIISSSPKDYSTVMSSTPKEL, from the exons ATGCCGCGGCCGTCGGGATCGCCGGAGCGGCGCCTCGCCGTGCTCCTGTCCCACTTCCACCCGTGTTGCGAGCCTCCACGCACCATCCCCGGCGTCGCCAGCGCCGAGTGCCTCGGGACCGCAGCCGCGGCGGAGGCCGAGACGGAGGGGAGCCTCTCCACGTCGCCCTGCgcaggaggagaggagaagggggAGTCCTCGGGTGGCGGGCACTGCGTGTTCTGCAACATCGTCGCGGGCACCGCGCAGGCCTTCAAG CTCTACGAGGATGATATGTGCTTGTGCATCCTGGATGCTAAACCTCTAACAAGCGG GCATTCCCTTATCATTCCAAAAAGCCATTACCCATCACTGCAAACAACACCACCAACT GTACTAGCAGCTATCTGCTCTAAATTGCCACTCCTGGGTACTGCAATCATGAAGGCTACTCAATGTG ATGCATTCAATGTGCTAATCAACAATGGAGAGAAGGCAGGACAAGTTATTTTTCAT ACTCATGTGCATATCATTCCACGTAGCAAAGATGATAACCTGTGGTCTTCAGAG ACCTACACAAGGAACCCTATTTCACATGGACAGGAAACTAAGCATCTTGTTAGCAGCATCAAGGAAATAATCTCTTCTTCCCCCAAAGACTACAGTACTGTAATGTCATCCACGCCAAAGGAACTCTGA
- the LOC136508598 gene encoding adenylylsulfatase HINT3-like isoform X2, which translates to MPRPSGSPERRLAVLLSHFHPCCEPPRTIPGVASAECLGTAAAAEAETEGSLSTSPCAGGEEKGESSGGGHCVFCNIVAGTAQAFKLYEDDMCLCILDAKPLTSGHSLIIPKSHYPSLQTTPPTVLAAICSKLPLLGTAIMKATQCDAFNVLINNGEKAGQVIFHTHVHIIPRSKDDNLWSSEETKHLVSSIKEIISSSPKDYSTVMSSTPKEL; encoded by the exons ATGCCGCGGCCGTCGGGATCGCCGGAGCGGCGCCTCGCCGTGCTCCTGTCCCACTTCCACCCGTGTTGCGAGCCTCCACGCACCATCCCCGGCGTCGCCAGCGCCGAGTGCCTCGGGACCGCAGCCGCGGCGGAGGCCGAGACGGAGGGGAGCCTCTCCACGTCGCCCTGCgcaggaggagaggagaagggggAGTCCTCGGGTGGCGGGCACTGCGTGTTCTGCAACATCGTCGCGGGCACCGCGCAGGCCTTCAAG CTCTACGAGGATGATATGTGCTTGTGCATCCTGGATGCTAAACCTCTAACAAGCGG GCATTCCCTTATCATTCCAAAAAGCCATTACCCATCACTGCAAACAACACCACCAACT GTACTAGCAGCTATCTGCTCTAAATTGCCACTCCTGGGTACTGCAATCATGAAGGCTACTCAATGTG ATGCATTCAATGTGCTAATCAACAATGGAGAGAAGGCAGGACAAGTTATTTTTCAT ACTCATGTGCATATCATTCCACGTAGCAAAGATGATAACCTGTGGTCTTCAGAG GAAACTAAGCATCTTGTTAGCAGCATCAAGGAAATAATCTCTTCTTCCCCCAAAGACTACAGTACTGTAATGTCATCCACGCCAAAGGAACTCTGA